The genomic interval CAACATAATTTTATGTATGTGTGTTTTTTTGCTTTTAAATAGTTGTGGTGCCGATCATGCCACTGAAACAGCAATAAAAAAACATATTGATAAAACAGAAAATGCTAATATTAGCGAAACAAAAAATTTAATAGAGATAATTAAAACAACTATAGACAAAAATAAATTACCACCAATTGAGCCAGAAGAAAGTCAAGAAACTGTAGATAGCGAAAGTGATGGAGAAGTTTTTACAATAGATAAAAGAGCTTTTGATTTTATAAATACTTTTTTAACAAATGATGAACTTGATGAATTTACAACAATATTTCATAAACCGAAATTACAATCGCCGGGTCAGATTCTAAATAGCATAGCAATTTTAGAACTTAACCTAGAAAGAATAATTAATCACTTATCCTTAGAAACAGATGCTTTAGATAAGGTAAAAATCTCAGATTTAAAAAAGATAGGGAATTCTCTTGAACAATTTTTCTCTATAAGGAAAATTGTTTCAACAGAAATAAAACAGATTTTATTAGATTATCGGGAAAATAAAAATTCTATAAAAACAGATGATTCTAAGCTAGAAACCTATTTGAGTGAAAAATTAAATCGGTTTAATGATAAAAAAAAAGAGAATGATAATCTAAAAACAACCATATTATCAATATCTATTTCCGGCATTGTGGATTAAAATTTATTAAAAAAGTCTATTATTTTTACAGTTAATAC from Borreliella afzelii carries:
- a CDS encoding CRASP family complement regulator-acquiring lipoprotein; amino-acid sequence: MKNNIILCMCVFLLLNSCGADHATETAIKKHIDKTENANISETKNLIEIIKTTIDKNKLPPIEPEESQETVDSESDGEVFTIDKRAFDFINTFLTNDELDEFTTIFHKPKLQSPGQILNSIAILELNLERIINHLSLETDALDKVKISDLKKIGNSLEQFFSIRKIVSTEIKQILLDYRENKNSIKTDDSKLETYLSEKLNRFNDKKKENDNLKTTILSISISGIVD